The following are encoded in a window of Limibacter armeniacum genomic DNA:
- a CDS encoding helix-turn-helix domain-containing protein, with amino-acid sequence MHLTLSQRQQIEHLLTEGTSQTVIAHVLGVHRSTVSREISRNTCPDSKVYKADYAEQIKRSRRHKANALRKRRSWVASSLCWRYLGRFGARGIYFHSSPHLRRFPPFEMTFNFSPRNNHYLPAYRFRPNLRHYIPTDWLHADVMQYVRNHRNYWHRKWLAPVGVRQAVPEQLVTTAEKQPEADQSNLILSVLMTDSHYGWNGIGLSLSQKMGA; translated from the coding sequence ATGCACCTTACCCTTTCTCAAAGACAGCAAATCGAGCACCTGCTAACGGAAGGCACAAGCCAGACTGTGATAGCCCATGTACTTGGTGTACATCGCTCAACGGTCAGCAGGGAGATTAGTCGTAATACCTGTCCTGACAGTAAGGTATATAAGGCTGACTATGCTGAGCAGATAAAAAGGAGCAGGAGACATAAAGCCAATGCATTGCGGAAGAGACGCAGCTGGGTGGCTAGTTCCCTTTGCTGGCGCTACCTTGGTCGCTTTGGGGCAAGGGGTATTTACTTCCACTCTAGCCCACATCTGCGGCGCTTCCCTCCTTTTGAGATGACCTTCAACTTCTCCCCTAGAAATAACCATTACCTGCCAGCCTATCGTTTCCGCCCTAATCTACGGCACTATATACCCACTGACTGGTTACATGCCGACGTAATGCAGTATGTGCGAAACCACCGCAACTATTGGCACCGGAAGTGGCTAGCACCTGTAGGTGTAAGGCAGGCTGTACCGGAACAGCTGGTAACCACAGCAGAAAAGCAGCCCGAAGCGGATCAGTCCAACCTCATTTTATCGGTCTTGATGACCGATAGCCACTACGGCTGGAATGGGATTGGTTTGTCCTTATCTCAAAAAATGGGAGCATAA
- the gcvP gene encoding aminomethyl-transferring glycine dehydrogenase, which translates to MKIDLNNFEKFEERHNSPNHTQIEEMLKVIGVASVDELINETVPAQIRLNKALNLPAPQTEYQFLKSFKKLAQKNRIFKSYIGMGYYNTIVPGVILRNIMENPGWYTAYTPYQAEIAQGRLEMLLNFQTMLTDLTGMEIANASLLDEGTAASEAMNLFFSTKKKDKKKATKFFVSQTCHPQTIDVMITRAEPLGIEVVVGDYNTLDLTDPELFGILLQYPDTNGEVIDYTDFIANAAANNVKVAVAADLLALVMLKAPGEMGADAVVGSAQRFGVPMGYGGPHAGYFATKDEYKRQLPGRIIGVSQDADGNPAYRMALQTREQHIKREKATSNICTAQVLLAVMASAYAVYHGPQGLKRIAYRVHGMAALLKQSLEQLGFEVNNKNFFETLKVTVESEEVKNNIRKVAEERESNFRYFADNTIGIALNQTTDVSHIAEIVQIFADATGKTVSFDVQALASDIEVAVEGGLQRTSDFLTHPVFNQYHSEHEMLRYLKRLENKDLSLVHSMISLGSCTMKLNATAEMIPVTWPEFGQMHPFAPKEQAAGYQELFAALEQWLCEITGFDAFSLQPNSGANGEYAGLLTIRNYHIANGEGHRDIVLIPSSAHGTNPASAVLAGMKVVVTKCDENGNIDVADLKARAEQYKDNLSSLMVTYPSTHGVFEESIIEICQIIHDNGGRVYMDGANMNAQVGLTNPATIGADVCHLNLHKTFCIPHGGGGPGMGPIGVVSDLAPYLPGHAVIDNNVGEKAGHAVSAAPWGSASILPISYAYIAMMGGEGLTNATKTAILNANYMQNRLKEHFPILYVGANGRSAHEMIVDCRQFKPAGIEVEDIAKRLMDYGFHAPTVSFPVPGTMMIEPTESEDKAELDRFCDAMISIREEIREVEEGKADAVNNVLKNAPHTEAIVVATEWTLPYSREKAVYPLPYVSANKFWPTVRRIDSVFGDRNLMCSCIPVSDYVEEEVI; encoded by the coding sequence ATGAAGATCGATCTGAACAACTTTGAAAAATTTGAGGAAAGGCACAACAGCCCCAACCATACTCAAATTGAAGAAATGCTGAAGGTTATTGGCGTAGCCTCAGTAGATGAGCTCATCAACGAAACAGTTCCTGCTCAAATCCGCCTGAACAAGGCGCTGAACCTTCCTGCTCCTCAGACGGAGTACCAGTTCCTGAAAAGCTTCAAGAAACTGGCTCAGAAAAACCGCATTTTCAAGTCTTACATTGGTATGGGTTACTACAACACCATCGTACCGGGCGTGATCTTGCGTAATATCATGGAGAACCCAGGATGGTACACAGCTTATACTCCTTATCAAGCTGAGATTGCCCAAGGACGTTTGGAAATGCTCCTGAACTTCCAGACTATGCTGACCGACCTGACAGGTATGGAGATTGCTAACGCATCCCTGCTTGACGAAGGTACTGCTGCGTCTGAAGCTATGAACCTTTTCTTCTCTACCAAGAAGAAAGACAAGAAAAAAGCGACCAAGTTCTTTGTTTCGCAGACTTGTCACCCACAGACCATCGACGTGATGATCACTAGGGCAGAACCTCTTGGTATTGAGGTAGTCGTTGGTGACTACAACACACTGGACTTAACAGACCCTGAGTTGTTCGGAATCCTGTTACAGTACCCTGACACTAACGGTGAAGTAATCGACTACACTGACTTTATCGCCAATGCGGCTGCTAACAATGTAAAAGTAGCTGTTGCTGCTGACCTGCTTGCTTTGGTTATGCTGAAAGCTCCAGGTGAAATGGGCGCTGATGCTGTAGTAGGTTCTGCTCAACGCTTTGGTGTACCAATGGGTTACGGTGGACCTCACGCTGGTTACTTCGCTACTAAAGACGAGTACAAGCGTCAGCTTCCTGGTCGTATCATCGGTGTATCACAAGATGCTGATGGCAACCCTGCTTACCGTATGGCATTGCAGACTCGTGAGCAACACATCAAACGTGAGAAAGCGACTTCCAATATCTGTACTGCACAAGTACTGTTGGCTGTTATGGCTTCTGCCTATGCAGTCTACCATGGACCACAAGGCCTGAAGCGTATCGCTTACAGAGTACATGGCATGGCAGCGCTGTTGAAACAGTCATTGGAGCAATTAGGCTTTGAAGTAAACAACAAGAACTTCTTCGAGACACTGAAAGTAACAGTGGAAAGCGAAGAAGTGAAAAACAATATCAGAAAGGTAGCTGAAGAGCGTGAGAGCAACTTCCGTTACTTCGCGGACAACACAATTGGTATCGCACTGAACCAAACTACTGATGTTAGCCACATCGCTGAGATCGTACAGATCTTCGCTGATGCTACTGGCAAAACAGTATCATTCGATGTACAGGCTTTGGCTTCAGACATCGAGGTAGCAGTAGAAGGCGGTCTGCAAAGAACTTCAGACTTCCTGACTCACCCAGTATTCAACCAGTACCACTCAGAGCATGAGATGCTTCGTTACCTGAAGCGTTTGGAGAACAAGGATCTTTCTTTGGTTCACTCTATGATCTCTCTGGGCTCATGTACAATGAAACTGAATGCTACTGCGGAAATGATCCCTGTAACGTGGCCTGAGTTCGGTCAGATGCACCCATTCGCTCCGAAAGAGCAGGCTGCTGGTTACCAGGAACTATTTGCCGCATTAGAGCAGTGGCTGTGTGAAATCACAGGTTTCGATGCATTCTCACTGCAACCTAACTCAGGTGCAAACGGTGAGTACGCAGGACTTCTGACAATCAGAAATTACCATATCGCTAATGGCGAAGGACACAGAGACATCGTACTGATTCCTTCATCAGCTCACGGTACTAACCCTGCTTCTGCTGTATTGGCAGGTATGAAAGTGGTGGTTACCAAGTGTGATGAAAACGGTAACATCGATGTAGCTGACCTGAAAGCCAGAGCTGAACAATACAAAGACAACCTGTCTTCACTGATGGTTACTTACCCTTCTACACACGGTGTATTTGAGGAAAGTATCATCGAGATCTGTCAGATCATTCACGACAATGGCGGACGTGTTTACATGGATGGTGCCAACATGAATGCACAGGTAGGCTTGACTAACCCAGCAACAATCGGTGCTGACGTTTGTCACCTAAACCTGCACAAGACATTCTGCATCCCTCACGGTGGTGGTGGACCAGGTATGGGCCCTATCGGTGTGGTTTCAGATTTGGCTCCTTACTTGCCAGGTCACGCAGTGATCGACAACAATGTAGGTGAAAAAGCTGGTCATGCGGTTTCTGCGGCTCCTTGGGGTAGTGCGAGTATTCTGCCAATCTCTTACGCATACATCGCAATGATGGGTGGTGAGGGCCTGACTAATGCTACTAAGACTGCTATCCTGAATGCCAACTACATGCAGAACAGACTAAAGGAACACTTCCCAATTCTGTACGTTGGTGCTAACGGAAGATCTGCCCACGAGATGATCGTAGATTGCCGTCAGTTCAAGCCTGCAGGCATTGAGGTTGAGGATATCGCAAAACGTCTGATGGACTACGGTTTCCACGCTCCAACTGTATCATTCCCAGTACCAGGTACTATGATGATCGAGCCTACTGAGTCTGAAGATAAAGCTGAGCTTGACAGATTCTGTGACGCAATGATCTCTATCAGAGAGGAAATTCGCGAAGTAGAAGAAGGCAAAGCAGATGCGGTTAACAACGTGTTGAAAAACGCGCCTCACACAGAAGCGATTGTTGTAGCTACAGAGTGGACACTTCCATACTCAAGAGAGAAAGCTGTTTATCCACTTCCTTACGTCAGTGCCAACAAGTTCTGGCCTACTGTAAGAAGAATCGACAGCGTTTTCGGTGACAGGAACCTGATGTGTAGCTGTATCCCTGTTTCTGATTATGTAGAAGAAGAAGTAATCTAA
- a CDS encoding ribose-phosphate pyrophosphokinase, protein MSSVKIFSATGTEYLAKKIAHSYGKSLGNVETQRFSDGELSVHFNESVRGCDVFLIQSTCPPTDNIMELLLMVDAAKRASAATISVIIPYFGYARQDRKDKPRVGIGAKLIANVLTAAGASRVITCELHADQIQGFFDIPVVHLQSSPIFVPYIQSLNLENLVFASPDVGGSKRARTYAKYFKADIVICDKYRERANEIASMQVIGDVEGKDVILIDDLVDTAGTLTNAAAIIMEKGAKSVRAICTHPVLSGPAYDRVNNSVLTELIVTDTLPLAEESDKIRVLSVADLFAKGIRKIQDHESISSLFI, encoded by the coding sequence ATGTCCTCTGTTAAAATTTTCTCCGCAACAGGAACGGAATATTTGGCAAAAAAGATCGCTCACTCCTACGGGAAATCGCTGGGCAATGTTGAAACACAACGCTTCAGTGACGGCGAGCTGTCAGTTCACTTCAATGAATCAGTTAGGGGCTGTGACGTCTTCCTGATTCAGTCTACTTGTCCTCCGACAGACAATATCATGGAACTACTGTTGATGGTTGATGCAGCTAAAAGAGCTTCTGCAGCAACAATCTCTGTAATCATTCCATATTTCGGATATGCCCGTCAGGACCGTAAAGACAAACCAAGAGTTGGAATTGGTGCAAAACTGATCGCCAACGTACTGACTGCTGCTGGTGCTTCAAGAGTAATCACTTGTGAGCTTCATGCCGATCAGATCCAAGGTTTCTTTGACATTCCAGTAGTACACTTGCAAAGCTCTCCGATCTTTGTACCGTACATCCAAAGTCTGAATCTTGAGAACCTTGTGTTTGCATCTCCTGATGTAGGAGGATCGAAGAGAGCACGTACATATGCGAAGTATTTCAAAGCTGACATCGTTATCTGTGACAAGTACAGAGAGCGTGCAAATGAAATCGCTTCTATGCAAGTAATCGGTGATGTAGAAGGCAAAGACGTGATCTTGATTGACGACCTTGTTGATACTGCAGGTACATTGACTAATGCTGCTGCTATCATCATGGAAAAAGGTGCTAAGAGCGTTAGAGCTATTTGTACACACCCTGTTCTTTCAGGTCCTGCGTATGACCGTGTAAACAACTCGGTACTGACAGAGCTAATCGTAACAGATACACTGCCACTTGCTGAAGAAAGTGACAAGATCCGTGTACTGAGCGTTGCTGACCTGTTCGCTAAAGGTATCAGAAAGATTCAAGACCACGAGTCTATCAGCTCGTTGTTTATCTAA
- a CDS encoding 50S ribosomal protein L25/general stress protein Ctc — MKTVEVVGFKRADLGKTVAKRLRAEGNVPCVVYGKGEPVHFYAPMYLFREVVYTPEACFVKLNIEGEEKIAIIQDTQFHPVSETLMHADFLELQDDKPVKMEIPVSFVGTSPGLQMGGKLVAKLRKLKVRALPANMPQTVEVSVEGLDLGKSVKVAAVEAKDFEILYNPSVTIASIAIPRALRSAQSKAQ, encoded by the coding sequence ATGAAAACTGTAGAAGTTGTTGGCTTCAAAAGAGCTGATCTTGGCAAAACTGTTGCTAAGAGACTGAGAGCTGAAGGTAATGTTCCATGTGTAGTGTACGGTAAAGGTGAGCCTGTACATTTCTACGCTCCTATGTACCTGTTCAGAGAGGTTGTTTACACGCCAGAGGCTTGTTTCGTAAAACTGAACATCGAAGGTGAGGAGAAAATTGCTATCATTCAGGACACTCAGTTCCACCCAGTGTCTGAGACACTGATGCACGCTGACTTCTTGGAGCTGCAAGACGACAAGCCAGTTAAAATGGAAATCCCTGTTTCTTTCGTAGGTACTTCTCCTGGTCTGCAAATGGGTGGTAAACTGGTTGCTAAACTGAGAAAACTGAAAGTAAGAGCGCTTCCTGCTAACATGCCTCAAACTGTTGAGGTTTCTGTAGAAGGTTTGGATCTTGGTAAATCAGTGAAAGTAGCAGCTGTTGAGGCGAAGGATTTCGAAATCCTTTACAACCCATCAGTTACAATTGCTTCTATCGCGATCCCAAGAGCACTTCGTTCTGCTCAATCAAAAGCACAATAA
- a CDS encoding Dps family protein translates to MPKKSSKEPEINFIGLDAKKSKDLAKQLNVLLANFQVYYQNLRGLHWNIKGSSFFELHAKFEELYTDANMKVDEIAERILTLGEVPLHTFQDYLDTSDIKPGKKISGEKESVSLVVKNLSTLLKIERKAISHAGDLGDEGTVDLLSSMISEQEKTVWMLTSYLK, encoded by the coding sequence ATGCCTAAAAAATCATCAAAAGAGCCAGAAATCAACTTTATTGGACTTGATGCAAAAAAATCTAAAGACTTGGCTAAACAACTCAATGTATTGCTTGCCAACTTTCAGGTTTACTACCAAAACTTAAGAGGACTTCACTGGAATATTAAAGGCAGTAGTTTCTTTGAGCTTCATGCAAAGTTTGAAGAGCTTTATACAGATGCCAATATGAAAGTCGATGAGATCGCAGAACGTATTCTGACATTGGGTGAGGTTCCATTACACACTTTCCAAGACTACCTTGATACTTCGGATATCAAACCAGGTAAGAAGATTTCAGGTGAAAAAGAGTCTGTTTCGCTGGTAGTTAAAAACCTTTCTACGCTGCTGAAAATCGAAAGAAAGGCAATCAGTCACGCAGGGGACTTGGGTGATGAAGGTACTGTCGATTTGCTTAGCTCTATGATCAGCGAACAAGAAAAAACTGTTTGGATGCTAACTTCATACTTAAAATAG